Proteins encoded in a region of the Neoarius graeffei isolate fNeoGra1 chromosome 3, fNeoGra1.pri, whole genome shotgun sequence genome:
- the degs1 gene encoding sphingolipid delta(4)-desaturase DES1 codes for MGNRVAREDYEWVYTDQPHAERRKEILAKYPEIKSLMGPDPRLKWVVCMMVAVQFLAFYLVKDLEWKWVLFWTYAFGSCINHSMTLAIHEISHNTAFGNNRAKWNRWFAIFANLPIGLPYSASFKRYHLDHHRYLGGDGVDVDIPTNFEGWFFCTRFRKFIWIILQPLFYAIRPLCINPKPISQLELLNAAVQFTFNVLLYWLLGAKPLFYMLAGSMLGMGLHPISGHFIAEHYMFLKGHETYSYYGSLNLLTFNVGYHNEHHDFPSIPGRRLPLVKKIAAEYYDDLPCYTSWLKVLYDFIMDDELSPYSRVKRKLKGDLKLE; via the exons CCAAATATCCAGAGATAAAATCTCTCATGGGACCGGACCCGAGGCTAAAATGGGTTGTCTGCATGATGGTAGCGGTCCAGTTCCTGGCCTTTTACCTCGTCAAGGATTTGGAATGGAAGTGGGTTCTGTTTTGGACTTATGCGTTTGGCAGTTGTATAAACCACTCCATGACTTTAGCCATCCATGAAATTTCCCACAACACAGCTTTTGGCAACAATCGTGCGAAATGGAATCGCTGGTTTGCCATCTTTGCCAATCTGCCGATTGGTTTGCCATACTCTGCCTCCTTCAAGCGCTACCACCTCGACCACCACCGCTATTTGGGTGGGGATGGTGTGGATGTGGACATCCCGACTAATTTTGAGGGCTGGTTCTTCTGCACTCGATTTCGCAAGTTTATTTGGATTATTCTTCAGCCGCTGTTCTACGCAATTCGGCCTCTGTGCATCAATCCAAAGCCTATCAGTCAGTTGGAGCTACTTAACGCGGCTGTCCAGTTTACATTCAACGTTCTTCTCTACTGGCTGTTGGGCGCCAAGCCTTTGTTCTACATGCTGGCTGGCTCGATGTTGGGAATGGGTCTTCATCCTATCTCTGGACACTTTATTGCTGAGCATTACATGTTCCTCAAGGGCCATGAGACCTATTCTTACTACGGATCCCTGAATCTGCTCACGTTCAACGTAGGCTACCACAATGAGCATCATGATTTCCCCAGCATCCCAGGAAGAAGGCTTCCTCTG GTGAAGAAAATAGCGGCAGAGTATTACGATGATCTGCCGTGTTACACCTCATGGTTGAAAGTCCTCTACGATTTCATCATGGATGACGAGCTGAGTCCATACTCGCGTGTGAAGAGGAAGCTGAAAGGAGACCTCAAGTTGGAGTGA